tcaaaagaaatagaataattattatcaactaTTAATTGTctctttactttatttattgttttacttttatactgatataattttaaataattaaaatcatttttaaaaataatatttttacaatatatctaaaaatattaactaacATGATATAACTAACTTGAAtactattaaattacaataaaaataaatgataaggaTGAAGGTTAGGAGTGATAAAAACCAGAATTCAAATGATTGTGATTGAAACAatgtatgtttattaatttctgcATGACgtgtaatcataatttttgaacaaaaacaccgtatatttcattatgtctaaaaaaaaaaattgcctcTTAaacataacaaattataatctataataataataataatattaataataataataaaataataataataataataatcatcatcatcatccttCTACTTTACGAGAATATAGTTTATCTCAGGTACAAAAATCGAGCCCTATCACAGACGTATCACTTAAAGCTTCATCACCTATTTACAGTGAGATGAGAGAAGGAAACAaacagaaaaagagagagagaaagatagcaTCTCGAGAAACAGTGGTCCCAATTACGATTAATTGCTTAACaaaaaaaacgattatatCAATCtacaattatcgatcgaacacCTCGAACGAGAACGAGGctcaataatcaatttttaacgtATGGAAGACAAATGATTCGTCgttttctccccccctcccatTCGCTCCTGCCACACACGAAGCGAAGCTTCTTCTTCACCGGAGGGGGGATGGGAACGGAAGTTGAATTAGCTTGTCAAAGTtcagaaaattatcgaaacttCATCCTTCGTCGAATCACCAAGGCCTCCAAACGGCGTTCGACGACTCCACAGACTCCCCGGACGAACTCGCCACACTGACAGGACTTTGGGGAGGCGTGTAAACGTTCTGCAGCACGTTGATCATCACGTTGGCGGTCGGACTGACGGCTGGTGTCGTCTTGCTCACGCTGGTGGATGATGCTACGGTGGTGGAGGCggcgatggtggtggtggtgttgTTGTTGGAAGTGGTGGTTCCAAGGTTGGCGGCCGAGGAGGTCCCCTCGAGTCTTCGAAGGCAGCCACCGAGGTGTCTCATCAATTGCGCACCGGCAGCAGGGTGTACGGCGGCCGCGACAGGGGTGGACAGGAACGAGGACACCTCTTGCGCGCACTGGGTGAACCCCTCCCTGAATCTGTCCGCGTAGCTGTTCTCAGGCGTGAGGGTGAGCCTTCTCGCAGCCCTGAGCGTGTGAAGGTGGCGGACAGTGAGCTCGAGAATGTCAGCCTTCTCCAACTTGGCAACATTCTCCCCCTCGGCCTGAAGCGCGGTCACCATCAGATCCTTCAACTCGTCCAAGCAACGGTTGATCCTTGCCCGCCTCTTCCTCTCCAGCATCGGTTTCATCACCTTCCTGTATTGATAAGTCCTCGACACGGGCTCCTCGTACTCCATACCACCGACAGGCGTGTAGCTGGTGTGCGGTgccatcgttttttttttttacttatcagATTGTTTCTCCTCACTTTCCACTTGTCACAAACAAAGCCCGTGTTCCAATGCAAGGAACGCGTTCGAAATGTTCCAATTCGgaacgatgataataataataatgacgaTGATAACTCGAAAAACGCGTTGGATATGCgttgtaagaaaatatatatgtatatatatgtatataacgtGTGTGCGTTCTCGGAGTGCCGAGATCAGCGAGCGATACCGTGTTTACGTCGATTCTGAGCGGTTGGTGGGGACCGAGTGGCTACTTATACTCTCGACCGCTTTCCCCCACCAACTGTCCCACCGCTGTCCCCTCCACGCCAGCCAGGGGACTAGCGGCGGGTAGTGGGGCGTCGGGCGGGGGAGACGGAAGGGGAGGAAACGCACGAGTGAACCCTGCAGCACAGCAGCCGGAGCGTATCGTGGGAAGCTCGCGGGCCGAACAGTTCCCACAGATCTGGGGGCCTGTTGGGCCCGGCACAGGTTCCCTCCACGCGTCTCCGCGCCTCTGTGTGTACATACAGTTGTTCCGTACGCGTATTTGTGCGCGCATGGTCGAGTGGCGCAGGGGGGCCCCTTCGTTGGTCCCCCCGGAGAAGGCGCAGGAGAGGACCTTTTCGTGCACACCTGCACGCACTCTCGCGgatgggaggggggggggggaggttTCTCGGGTGTGCTGCCGCTCTGTCGTTGCCTCCGCTTCTCTCCTACTACTGTTTTACCCCTGCGCTACACCCGTGGCCCCTGGCCCATCGTGTCAAAAGCGGGTGCAGGGGAGTCAAGAtcaggggaaaaaagaagcggCGAGCACACGCCATGACGCGCGACCAGCACGAGGACGACCCGCGCGATCCGCTCAACCGATCCGaaccgatctctctctctctctacttctccttcttcttcttcttcttcttcttggctCTCTTCGCTGCTTCTCTCGTTCGTCGCTTTTGTTCGAGCCTATGCTCGAGGCGAGTCCAAAGAGAGAACGATATTGTTTCGCTGATTCTATCGTACGCGCGCGATATATATTGCTCGCGAATGATTCCTTTTTGGAATAAATAGTGTAAATattgaatgattaattaaaaaaattttttatcgagatcaaaataaatttattttatgaaatatatgtattgcataataaagataatttaaagagttgggtataattgtaaaaacaatataaaaatatttttctgtaacGAAATGTTGCTTTTTTGTATAGTTaccaaaatgaatattatttcttctgtatttgttcaaagatttttatatttttacattgatCAATGAATCTTCTCGAGTGTAATGTAATCAACAcgtctttttttattcaccgaatcaatattttaaattgtcaaTTAATTCATTCTCTTATACGTGTCTCATCATATGTATATCacaaaataagagaaatttgttaaataatttttcctcttcgcTTTTGAATCGGATAAAGTAAATAGCATGTACTTGTATTAAAACTATAGGAATCGTGCATCTGTATCCGTGCAAATCGCAAACATCGCGtcgatcattttttaacattttgttttcttttaacatCTTTATCGACAGAGAAGCGATTACGATTGATTATTTACCATTCGAGTAATAGACATGTTATTCGATTCCATGATGATCAATAAGTTGACAGTgaagtttcttttaataaattaatatcccgAAATAATCGTCACTGATCGAGACGAGGAGAAATGTTGGTCAACATTTTTTGACTTTCACGAAAACACTTTCGCCCGAGga
This region of Apis mellifera strain DH4 linkage group LG14, Amel_HAv3.1, whole genome shotgun sequence genomic DNA includes:
- the LOC724465 gene encoding enhancer of split mbeta protein gives rise to the protein MAPHTSYTPVGGMEYEEPVSRTYQYRKVMKPMLERKRRARINRCLDELKDLMVTALQAEGENVAKLEKADILELTVRHLHTLRAARRLTLTPENSYADRFREGFTQCAQEVSSFLSTPVAAAVHPAAGAQLMRHLGGCLRRLEGTSSAANLGTTTSNNNTTTTIAASTTVASSTSVSKTTPAVSPTANVMINVLQNVYTPPQSPVSVASSSGESVESSNAVWRPW